From Camelina sativa cultivar DH55 chromosome 5, Cs, whole genome shotgun sequence:
ttgcttcatttgaggtgatcacttactaagtcttccttatactataaagagtgttttatgtgaaaacgatagtatatattagaaagtgataaattcttgtattgttgattaaacatggttctttaatagttcaatatgttttagaaattcttataaaccttaattatcattttcatattttaaatataaatgcaaatctaaatatatatttagttgtacctagttgaactgagtattatatatttatgttatctaaatattaccctctatagttaaaatgtaattttgtatggttattgttcattacctctcgaaaatatgataaataaacaattacgaattacataggttgttctagtaacatctcttactttttctagtaacatctcttacttgttccatttccggtgaacaacaacgacaatattagctagggttatagaagaagatatgttgaagatgactacaaaattacaataatattgttcattaaaacggatttatggacctacactaagcaaaagaacgttatgtacgtactctaatctcaagaacattatgtacgtatgcgttcatatgtacgtacacgtttatatgtacgtacacgttcgattttaggtttaatgaacccgaaattaccagaatatcctcgtcttctacctctaacatacgactgaaaaccctaattttccctgcctcactttattttttcacgacttatgtctatttttttggtttcacttgtgggttttttactcaactattatagattttcatctcaacatctgatttctaaattaaaaacctataaaaagtgagttatatagattttcgaACAGATATctagctcttccatggatgaacccagaggaaagattaacgaaacagagtaggaaaaagacgtttgctccggccgacaaacagaatacgattgatgaatctgctacaaacgttattacatgaacaccatagatcggaagaacaacaaacgtgtttagatctacctccaataagtctatcgcaacgctagactgtctttgacagctcaaacaaattcgtgttattctggtaagactttacagctgtcaaaaatgcttactaaatctaccacggacaagaaACCTACCATCACACtccgaaaactatttcaaaaaaacaaacaagtataccaaaaatatctgaaacgagagaaggctgtcgaataaatctgtcgcaacaggccattagtctaccataaatatcttttgggtcatattgactgttgaaggtgtacatcagatatttttggtacacttagtttttgatacacatatacgtccaccgataagtgtaccaacactacaactaagtgtaccatctacgtcGACGGCAAGTGTACcagcactacaactaagtgtaccaaaaatatctgacgtacacctttaatcagtccacgtgtataaatctaccatcaaaggatcggtagacttagtcccaacttccaatgtttttttttctaatggcactagccgtaattacgtttttttccaacactagtttcaggggtagtataggTACAATGGGTTAGTCGAGTAAtaacaaacaattgtatgttacttttgtaataaagaagcttttatgcaatattctagtaactcacccttGTTGTTATCAGtgatatatctaaaaaaaatcatggaacTAATTCAACTAGTTTAGTAGaatatatcttgcttgttaaaaaattattaattagtaatataaaAGGAATATTctcaatattaatatatgttcctttctctcacaaaaaaaTGTAGATTCACTCATTTTTTTGGATCGACGTTAATTTGTAAGAATTTTGCCATCGATATTAGTATTACTAATTAACTGGAAgaaatacaataaattacatAATCACAAATATATGTGAATTTTTTAATAAGTATCATTTTTAGAGAATTTGTATAATCATGTTTTATGGGATAATTTCCGGATTGTTTTCTCTTTAAACTTGGCAATATTATTGATAATGGtgaatatttgaaattttttttgtgatttacaATTTAACATTAatagattatttttaataaatgttaatatttaattttaaagatagtgaaaaaataattttgaatataaatacGTAAATTAGTTTAttcagacaaacaaaaaaatatgtaaataactGTACTTACTAACTAAAACTATTCTCTAGTTTtattcttctaaaaaaaaaatttgatccaTTTTCGTACAAAAAGATCTTCTTGATGAATCTTGTTCAGAAGCTTCAGTACTCCTTTTTGTatgaaaattatttgattaaaaatttacattttaataaaaagttacattcactcattacaaccatttgTTCATAACTGTTTTTACTAGTTAGTAGTATAAATATTGATAACTTTTATGATGGTTGCAACTTTTTATCATAATTTtgcataaaatatcttatatttataatttattaaaaaatatttttggcaAGATTGCCTCAACTCAGTATGactttttactatatttttttctatagatTTATGTCTCTTTGCcataacattttatattaaatatttagccctacttattattttctctttttaaaataatttttattaatatcacaTACTCTTAACTAtactattattttcaaatatatttataacatataattttaaactttaaattcaattttatttatttttttgaaatactttCCTACGATATTGTGGGGATCTGAGTcatagttaaaataaaaaaaatattaactaagtccaaatatatatatcttttttcgaaaacacttttcactttaaaatatatatatttggaattaactattttgtgtttttttttttttgacaagatCTATTATTGGCTATGGCATATGAGTTTCTTTGTAAACGATTTCTACAAATTATCACCAGAGTAGTTATAAAGGTAAATAAGTATTGAGTGGAGTTTGTAAGTGTTTCTTACAGTCTTAAAATGGAGGAAGAGCCCATTTCTCTGGTCTTATGTCGAGTAGAGAATTGATGACTTCATCAGCGGAGGTATAAAGATGTGTCTGTTTAGGAAGAGAAGGAACAGCAATCACTTTTGTCCCAGCAGCTTTACCAGCCATAACACCAGGCCTGCCCATTTCAACTAACTGTAAgtaagaaagaaccaaacacgCAACTGCAAAACAATAGCCTATAAAAGTGAGACTCacacaaaattttcaataacCAAACACTGCTGGATCTTTGTTCAATCTTTTAGCTGCTTCAAGAAAACTTTATACAAGAATGATCATTGTCATTAGAATTGTAAACTAACACACCGGTCTTTGTTTAGATTGTACTTCATCGAGATCCTTTGGGGTCtctgatactaggatttttgtgtctcctagtaggttcaattaaccttacgcgttgtaatacttaaggtgtcaatccagttggaaAAGTTTAcaatcactcaagatgcaatcaagaagtcacaagttaagccaattcaaagagtgtttttatctaacagtcctagaatgatcaaaatgcgaaacggaaatgagtcatagaactagaaacaagaatgcatgacaagaagcgaaagtgAATGAAAACGCAAACGATTCTAACATGAACAAATGAAacagttccaggaatgtaataaaaatcagaaagaaagaagtcctaaggatggggtaatagATGTcagtggagtatcctagtctaaggagtgtttaacataccacaagcaaagtatccctaaacaatgaacatcacaacttagctaatccaatctcttggcaaaagctactcagactcaaccacttccatacctagctctcgctagagaaacgtggtcgagcaggcatgacaaacaagttcattcacgtcaacaaacatcctagacaactaatctcttaggctaggaacgtaagtctctggcactagttggtcagacatttcatcaaacaccttttgggtgcggaaatgtctcgaacctagttccaattgatcagagagaaactagtaattctaactctagtccagaagggaatcatacaatcaaagcttaaacactctacatcctaagatcctccacctaatctatcccatcctcaagaactaacacactactcagatccgaaaatcatagtcaaggatgcaaaaacagaaatcattgaaacaagcattattaggtagataaaaataagatgaacaactttgtagaaagaatcaaatgcaaaatctcaataatctcaaagatatcggaatacaagtctgagaacgttttttgGAGGCTAGGTTCAGAAACCTTCTGGgaacaaaaacgagataaaagataagatgtctctgcaaagacttaacaaaatgtatatatagtagtccaacatggaaagccctaaaacttaaaacgacaaggtaaagcgtcggttcggtaatctcctgaagcgtgtgaaaccaaacgtctttcttcccgacatgtgcgatcgagtccgtgtgcgtcgaatggaatgcaatgtcatcatggctcAGACGGAAGGCTGAGGAgcatggtgacaatggctcggacaaaacagagatggtgacaatggctcggacgagacggagatggtgacaatggctcggacgaaacggagatggtgacaatggctcggacgagatggagatggtgacaatggctcagacgaaacggagatggtgacaatggctcagacgagaatggcttccaacgtctcctaagtacctgaaatactccaaaatgcacaatgtatgcaaggatgatgcaagaactacctagacgtgcaaagtgtatagaaagaactagaaaacgatgcaa
This genomic window contains:
- the LOC104789492 gene encoding peptidyl-prolyl cis-trans isomerase FKBP20-1-like, coding for MLHQVIKGWDIGIKTVKKGENAVFTIPAELVYGESGSPPTIPVNATLQFDVELHTWLVEMGRPGVMAGKAAGTKVIAVPSLPKQTHLYTSADEVINSLLDIRPEKWALPPF